Sequence from the Bremerella volcania genome:
ACGCGGCTCGCTTGGCACCCACCATGCGGGCATGCGTGAACGCGGCGGTCATGCCGTTGTCTTTGAAGCTGCCACTGGGGTTCATTCCTTCGTATTGCAGATGGAGCTTGCCGGGATCGAGCCCGACGAACTTGCCGACGTGGTCGGTCTGCTGCAGAAGCGTCTGTCCTTCGCCCAGCGTGACGATCTGCTCATCGGTGGCGTATGGGAACAGCGAACGGAATCGCCAGACGCCGCTGAAATTGAGCGGATTGGTTCGCTTGGCCCAGTTGGCTTCGATGTTCTTCCACGTTTTCGGGGGTGCGCAGCGATCCCAATCGTAGGCGATATCGAGCAAATCACCGCACTTAGGACAGGCAACGAGAACTTGGGATAAATCGTACGTCTGGCCGCACTCGGGCGAGATGCAGCGCTGAAAGGCAGCAGGAGTCGTGGTCACGCTTTGAATTGCTTATTGTCAAAGGGTTTCAGGTGGTCACGGGAGACGCGTCGCCGCGCCGCAGTTTGCCCGAATTGTTTGTGCTCCCTTGAGTTTAGAACACGGTAGCGATTCTACCGGAGGGGAGTGTCATTAGAAAAGAACGGTTCGGGGGGAAATAACCGTATTGGGCGCAGTCTAAGAGGCGCTCCCGGCACAAACGCAGGTCATATTGAGGCGACCAACTGCGGTATCATGATGAAAATGAGGGTTAAACCCACGCTAAATGCAACGATTAAGAGTTTGCTGGATTTCCACGTCGATACACGAGCCTTGGCGGAAGACTCTTCATGGAGGGTTTCCTGCAAGCGATCCGAAAGGATTGCCAGAAGCAAGGTCGTACCGACAAAAACGATCGCGAATTGCAACATTTCAGAGAGTTCCCACGTAAGCGGACTCGAATCGAGAGAGCATTTGCTTGCCCGTCTCAATGCAATCAGCGCGCCCACTGCAGATTTCTTTTTTTCAAAGCGAAAACTGGAGGAGGCAGGCAGAATTGGTGACCAACTGCACGCAGAGTCTGTGCAACAATCGAACAGGTTTCATGGCGCCAACGACATCGAGGTGGTTTGAACACGATCAAGGCCGTCGCAAATTGCGATCGTGGTATCACATTGAGTGAGAAACGTTTGATGCAAGATCAGAGGGCGCCAATTAAAGGGACGCGATGATCCACGGCAACGTGGCGCAAAGCAGCGTGATGATGCCGCCGACGGCGGCCAGAGCGATTCGCGTGGTGGTCTTGGAGAAAGGCTCTCCATTCGGGGAGCGCGGAGGAACAAAGAGCTCACGAACTGCGTTGCCTACAATCGCCAAAAGAATGGCTAAGGCTACCGTAATCAATATCAGGTGAAGCATGGCCAGCGCACTCCAGACCGAATATCTCGCGATCCTGGCGTCATTCCATTAACCCCCACTTTTGGCGAGTGTCCATTTTGCGCTTTTTGCGAGTTAGAGTGCAATCCAAAAAAATTGCTTAACCCGGAAATTGATGGGATTAAGTTTGACCGTTTCCTAACATAAGCCCTAAACTAAAAATTCTGCACATTGCCCAGGCAATTTTGGCAATGTGGGGCCCAAAATCACGAGGCAAGTCATGGGAAATACACGCAGTAGCAAAGGAGCTTACTCGAAGAGCGAGGCCGAGCCCTATCTGGAAAAGCTAAAGCTATTGCGAGCGCGGATGGTCGGCGATACGAACTATCTCGCGGATTCTGCTCTGAAACGCACGCGAAGCGACGCGGCCGGCGATCTCTCGAAAATGCCCATTCACATGGCGGATATCGGGTCGGACAATTACGAGCAAGAGTTCTCTTTAAATCTCTTGGCGGCCGAGCAGGTAACCTTGGCGGAGATCGATTCTGCCCTGGCCAGAATTGAATCAGGCGAGTATGGTGCTTGCGTCGAGTGTGGACAACGCATCAAAAAGTCGCGACTCAATGCCATCCCCTTCACCCACTACTGTATCGACTGTGCCAGCGCGCGAGACCAAGAAAGCCGCGGATAGCCTGGGTGCTGTTCCCTTCAGCCGTTACGTACTTTTCTTTACGTTGGCCATCGTGGGATGTGGTATCGACCTGTGGAGCAAGTGGGCTGTGTTCGCCTGGCTCGGCATGCCCGGCCAGAATCGCTATTACTGGTTCATCGAACCCTACGTCGGATTTCAAACATCCCTTAATGAGGGAGCGCTATTTGGACTAGGGCAAGGGTACACTCCGGTATTTGCCGTGTTCTCCGTCGTCGCTGCGTTGGGCATTTTGTTCTGGCTATTCGTGGCCAAAGCCGCCCATGACGCGATCCTGACGACCGCGCTGGGGCTGATCACCGGCGGCATCTTTGGCAACCTGTACGATCGCCTGGGGATCTGGGGACAGCCAGCAGTGCGTGACTTCATTCTCTTCCGCTACAACGACCATTACGTTTGGCCAAACTTCAATATCGCGGATGCTCTGTTGGTGTGCGGCGCGATCTTGATGCTGTGGCACTCCGTATTCGTTAGTACTGCATCTAAAAACGACGCTGCCCCTAGCGATCCTACCTAGTCGCAAGGTGGGCATCTTCCCGTTATCGGAACTTCTGGGCGAGATAACCTTTCGTCGGCTCGCCCGGAATCGGTGCGTCTGAGAAGTGCTGTTGAAATAGTTGCCATAATGTCAGATCGATGGCCATTAATGCGGCCACAGGGGGGCTTGCCTGACATTTGAACAGGGGGAAGCGCTAAGAATTCGAATGAAAATCCTCCGTTAATCTATCTTTTCTATTGAAACCCCTATGATTTGGGTGTAACTTTCATTTTTACCGCATGTGGGGTGTAAGTAATAAGATCAGCGAAGTGATGAAATTTGCATTTCGGGGCTTGTTTGCCTCTGCCAGTTGCACATCCTTGGTTGTGACCTTCTCGTCATCTGAGTTGCTTGTGGGGAAGGCGAACTCAGAGCACGTCGCGTCGCGTTAGTTCGTTGGTTATCGGGGAAATTACGACGTCGCTGGTGAGATACGCATCGATGTAATCGAAACGAAATGTTACCGCGCGTCCGAACTAAAGTCGTTCCATCTTACAAGAGGGCAGTGGAATGAAACTTTCGCGAACCGTCGCCTATGCATTGCAAGCGACCATGCAGTTAGCCGTGTCCGATTCAGACACGCCAGTTCCATGCAGCCAGATTGCATCCAAAGGGGACATGCCAGAGCGGTTTTTGCTTCAAGTCCTACGCAGTTTGGTCAATCACGGGGTGCTGCGCAGCACGCGCGGCGTTGATGGGGGATACATGTTGATTCGATCCCCTGACGAGATTTCACTCCTTGACGTCATCGAGGCGATCGAAGGTCCTTTGGATTCAAAGCTGCCGCTTCCGGCAGCCCCAGAGGACTTCACCCAGCAGAACCTGCAAAAGGCTTTGCAAGAGGTCACCGCGACGGCACGCAAGCAGCTGGATTCGATCAAGATTTCACAGCTAATCCAGGCACCGGCTGCGGAAGCGGATGACGAAGTGTCGTCGGATGCTGACGTGTCGCTCACGCCATCGCACACGCGAGCATTGAGCGGAGCCATGCCAGAAGCAACAACACGCGCCCATTCGGCTTGATATAGCGTGTTAGTGGTTGACGGGCATGAACGTTCGGTGAAGCCGTTTCGGGGGCTTGTTCCCTGCGCCTAGCCGATCTATTCTCATGTCCATGAACAACTCACACAGCGATCTTGAAAAGCGTTTGGAAACAGCACGCCGTCTGGCTCGTGTGGCCGGGAAAAGCACGTTGGAGCACTTCCAACGTGCTGATCTTTCTTTCGAAAAGAAGGAAGATGCTTCCCCGGTTACCGTTGCCGACCAGAATGCGGAAAAGATTATCCGTAAAGGCCTTAAGGACGAATTCCCCGACGATGGAATCATTGGCGAGGAGTTCGGTAGCGAAGAAGGCTCGACCGGATACAACTGGATCGTCGATCCGATCGACGGTACCAAGGCTTTTATCGCCGGCGTGCCCCTTTTCGGAACCATGATCGGGGTCGAAAAGGACGGAAAGTCTCGCCTGGGGGTCGTTTACATTCCCGGGCTCGACGAAATGATCTCGGCCTCGGAAGGTCAGGGAGCGTGGTACGAACGCCCGCACCACGACCCCATTCGTGCTCAGGTCAACAAGACTCCCAAGCTGGCCGACGGGGTGATGGTGACCAGCCAGGTAAGCACTTTCAACAAACGAAATGCGACCCAGGGCTTCCTAGAGCTTGAGGAAAGGTCTTTTGTGACCAGGACTTGGGGCGATTGCTACGGCTACATGCTCGTCGCCACCGGGCGTGCGGTCTGCATGATCGACCCGATGATGAGCATCTGGGACGCAGCCGCTTTGCAGCCAATCATGGAGGAAGCTGGCGGGACGTTCACCAGCTGGACCGGCGAATCAACCATCTACAGCGGTGACGGGATTGGGACCAACGGCCTGGTACTCGAGGAAATCCTGGAAGTTTGCCGTAAATATCCGATGCCGCAGTAGCAGCGGTTCATTTTTCTCAGCACCTTGCGGGCCGGGTCACATCTCGGTAAACTGGTCCGTTTCGTATCAAGCATTCGACGACCGTCTAGGAGTCGCTGGCAATGGCCAACGTGTGTGAAATTTGTGGCAAGGGCCACAGCATGGGCAATAAGGTTACCCTCCGTGGTAAGGCGAAGTACCTGGGCGGTGTCGGTACCAAGATCACGGGCATCACGCGTCGTAAGTTCAAGCCGAACTTGCAAACCGCCAAAGCCGTTATGCCCAATGGCGAACACAAGAAGCTGAAGGTTTGCACCCAGTGCATCCGTAGCGGCTACGTGAAGAAGGTCGTGCGTCATCGCCCCTTCAAGCTCCCTTCGGAAGAGCGCGGCCGCTAAGGCCAGCTTTGTCCTTACTCTTTTCCGGTCCCCTCGCCCCTGAGGGGAGAGGGTTAGGGTGAGGGGTTTCTCTTGTAGCTAACGCTGGAGAAGTTCGATGTCCTCGTTGACCCGAGAAGAAGTCGAAAAGGTTTCGCTGCTGGCACGTTTGCGTCTGTCGGAAGAAGAACTCTCGACGATGACCGAGCAAATGAGCCAGATCGTCAGCTACGTCGAGCTTCTTGAAGAAGTCAACACCGACGACGTCGAGCCGATGGCTCACGCGGTCGAACAGCACAATATCTTTGCCGAAGATGCCGAGCACGAGTCGCTGCCACGCGACGCTGCGTTGGCCAATGCCCCGAAGCGGGACGACGAGTGCTTCCGCGTTCCAGCCGTTTTGGGCGACTAGACAACGGTGCCGAAATCACGGTGCCTGAATCACGGTGCCTGAATCATGACCCTCGATATCGGTGTGCACCTCGGTGCTGCGTCTGATCGAATCGGTCACCTTCTCGTTTGGTAATCGCTCCAACTTCTCTGCTGGATTGCCCCTTACGACGGCTAGTCAACTACGGCGAATTCCGCCATCATAGGCATTGAATTTAGTCAACTTGTACATAATTCAATGACGATCTAATTCGGCTTGTCCGCACCACTGACGGAAAGAAAAGGCAAAACGCACGATGGCTTTGTACGAAGCGTCCGCCACCCAGTTGTTGTCTCAGCTTGAATCAGGCGAAGTCACCTCGGTCGAGGTCACCCAGGCCTGTCTCGATCGAATCCGCGAGCATGATGGCGCCGTGGGGGCGTTTCTGAAGGTGATGGACGAGAAGGCGCTGGCCAAAGCTGCCGAGGTCGATCGCAAGCGGAAAGCGGGCGAAGATCTGGGCCTCTTGGCGGGAGTGCCGGTCGCTGTGAAGGACCTGCTGTGTACCGAAGGGGAAGTCACTACGTGTGCTTCCAAGATGCTCGAGAACTTCGTCCCGCCGTACAGCAGCACGGTGATCAAGAAGCTGGAAGCGGCCGACGCCGTCATCGTGGGCAAGACCAACATGGACGAGTTCGCCATGGGTGGTTCGACCGAGAACTCGGCCCTCGGCAAGACACGCAATCCTTGGAACACCGACCTGGTCCCAGGCGGCTCCTCGGGCGGTGCGGCTGCTTGCCTGGCAGCCCAGATGGTGCCCCTTTCGATCGGTACCGACACGGGTGGTTCGATTCGCCAGCCTGCTTCGTTCTGCGGGGTCGTCGGGCTGAAACCAACCTACGGCCGTGTTAGTCGTTTTGGTCTCATCGCGTTTGCCAGCAGCCTGGATCAGATTGGCCCGATGGCGCGCACGGCGGAAGACACGGCGCTCTTCCTGGAAGCGATGGCCGGTCACGATCCGCAAGATTCGACTTCGGCCAACGTTGCCTGTCCGCTGTTCAGCAAGACGGTCGACCAGCCGCTGGAAGGTTTGCGGATTGGCCTGGTGAAAGAACACTTCGGCGAAGGTCTCGACAGTGAAGTCGAGAAGTCCGTGCGAGAGGCCGTAGCCGTTTACGAGAAACTCGGCGCAAAGGTCGTCGACATTTCGTTGCCGCATAACAAGTACGGCATCGCGACCTACTACATCATTGCCCCGAGTGAGGCATCCAGTAACCTGGCCCGCTTCGATGGTGCCCACTACGGCCATCGCTGTGATGAAGCCACGATGCTTGAGGAGCTACAGAAGGAAAAAGAAGCCTTCGAAGCCGCCGGCGATGAACTGGGGTTGAAGCGGATGGATACGCCGCTGATTCGCATGTATCGTCAGAGCCGGGCCGAAGGGTTCGGTCCCGAAGTGAAGCGGCGAATCATGCTCGGTACCTACACGCTCAGTGCCGGGTACTACGATGCGTTCTACCTCAAGGCATTGAAGGTTCGTCGTTTAATTCGCGAAGACTACGACAAGGCATTCAAGGCCGTCGACGTGATCGTTGGTCCGACCGCCCCGAACCCAGCGTTCGCCGCCGGCTCGAAGACCAATGATCCGCTGGCCATGTACCTGGAAGACTTGTACACGGTGACCGCGAACCTGGCTGGCATCCCGGCCATTTCGATCCCGTGCGGAATGACCAGCGGCGGCCTCCCGGTCGGTCTGCACATGCAGGCCCCGGCCTTGGAAGAAGACCGCCTATTGCGAGCCGCCTACATGTTCCAAAAAGAAACCGCCTGGCACGCGAAGACACCGAGTTTGTAAGACGCAGATAAGCGAATCCTAGTCTCCAAGCATAGGCAGTTCCGTATTCCGAAGCCCCGAAGGGGCGTCAGATAATAGCCAGGGGCGTAAGCCCCTGGAAAGGTGACAAAACAAACGAAAGCCCCAACGGGGCGACAGAAACGTGGAGAGGTAGCGCAGTGCCACAATCATTCGCAAGTCTCTACGTTCATTTGATTTTTAGCACGAAGAATCGCGAATCGTGGATTGACGACCAGTGGTCACCGAGATTGGACCGAGATTGGACACGATCATTCCAAGAGGAATTCGTCGCGTTCCTTACCAAGCACAACGTTGAATTTGATCCTAGGTACGTGTTCGATTAGGAATGATTCTGCCGCCCCGTTGGGGCTTGCGAATCGACATGCTACATACCAGGGGCTTACGCCCCTGGCTATTATCTGTCGTCCCTTCGGGACTAAGAATTTACATTTTTGATTGGGCCATGTGCCCTCGGTTGGAACTTTGAAATCCGACAGGGACATAGGAAGGACTGGGTTTGCTTGACGAACCCATGAATTGACCGACCAGGAAAAGTCATGAGCGACGATTACGAGATCATTATCGGGCTGGAAGTTCACGTGCAGTTGGCGACCAAGACGAAGTTGTTTTGCCGCTGTAGTACGAAGTTTGGGGCTTCGCCCAATACGCAGACTTGTCCCGTTTGTCTGGGGATGCCAGGTTCGCTTCCGGTGATGAACCGCGAGGCGTTTCAGCTGGGGTTGAAGACGGCCTGTGCGCTGAATCTGAACGTCCCTCGCTTCACCAAGTGGGACCGTAAGAACTATTACTACCCCGACCTTCCCAAGGGATACCAGATCAGCCAGTTTGATCTGCCGATGTCGGAAGATGGTTACCTGTGGATCAGCGATCCGAAAGAACAGTTCGAGGCCAAGAAGGTCGGCATCATCCGCGCTCACCTGGAGGAAGATGCTGGCAAGTCG
This genomic interval carries:
- a CDS encoding RrF2 family transcriptional regulator, which produces MKLSRTVAYALQATMQLAVSDSDTPVPCSQIASKGDMPERFLLQVLRSLVNHGVLRSTRGVDGGYMLIRSPDEISLLDVIEAIEGPLDSKLPLPAAPEDFTQQNLQKALQEVTATARKQLDSIKISQLIQAPAAEADDEVSSDADVSLTPSHTRALSGAMPEATTRAHSA
- the rpmB gene encoding 50S ribosomal protein L28, coding for MANVCEICGKGHSMGNKVTLRGKAKYLGGVGTKITGITRRKFKPNLQTAKAVMPNGEHKKLKVCTQCIRSGYVKKVVRHRPFKLPSEERGR
- the gatA gene encoding Asp-tRNA(Asn)/Glu-tRNA(Gln) amidotransferase subunit GatA — encoded protein: MALYEASATQLLSQLESGEVTSVEVTQACLDRIREHDGAVGAFLKVMDEKALAKAAEVDRKRKAGEDLGLLAGVPVAVKDLLCTEGEVTTCASKMLENFVPPYSSTVIKKLEAADAVIVGKTNMDEFAMGGSTENSALGKTRNPWNTDLVPGGSSGGAAACLAAQMVPLSIGTDTGGSIRQPASFCGVVGLKPTYGRVSRFGLIAFASSLDQIGPMARTAEDTALFLEAMAGHDPQDSTSANVACPLFSKTVDQPLEGLRIGLVKEHFGEGLDSEVEKSVREAVAVYEKLGAKVVDISLPHNKYGIATYYIIAPSEASSNLARFDGAHYGHRCDEATMLEELQKEKEAFEAAGDELGLKRMDTPLIRMYRQSRAEGFGPEVKRRIMLGTYTLSAGYYDAFYLKALKVRRLIREDYDKAFKAVDVIVGPTAPNPAFAAGSKTNDPLAMYLEDLYTVTANLAGIPAISIPCGMTSGGLPVGLHMQAPALEEDRLLRAAYMFQKETAWHAKTPSL
- the hisN gene encoding histidinol-phosphatase is translated as MSMNNSHSDLEKRLETARRLARVAGKSTLEHFQRADLSFEKKEDASPVTVADQNAEKIIRKGLKDEFPDDGIIGEEFGSEEGSTGYNWIVDPIDGTKAFIAGVPLFGTMIGVEKDGKSRLGVVYIPGLDEMISASEGQGAWYERPHHDPIRAQVNKTPKLADGVMVTSQVSTFNKRNATQGFLELEERSFVTRTWGDCYGYMLVATGRAVCMIDPMMSIWDAAALQPIMEEAGGTFTSWTGESTIYSGDGIGTNGLVLEEILEVCRKYPMPQ
- the gatC gene encoding Asp-tRNA(Asn)/Glu-tRNA(Gln) amidotransferase subunit GatC — translated: MSSLTREEVEKVSLLARLRLSEEELSTMTEQMSQIVSYVELLEEVNTDDVEPMAHAVEQHNIFAEDAEHESLPRDAALANAPKRDDECFRVPAVLGD
- a CDS encoding TraR/DksA family transcriptional regulator, with the protein product MGNTRSSKGAYSKSEAEPYLEKLKLLRARMVGDTNYLADSALKRTRSDAAGDLSKMPIHMADIGSDNYEQEFSLNLLAAEQVTLAEIDSALARIESGEYGACVECGQRIKKSRLNAIPFTHYCIDCASARDQESRG
- the lspA gene encoding signal peptidase II encodes the protein MPARETKKAADSLGAVPFSRYVLFFTLAIVGCGIDLWSKWAVFAWLGMPGQNRYYWFIEPYVGFQTSLNEGALFGLGQGYTPVFAVFSVVAALGILFWLFVAKAAHDAILTTALGLITGGIFGNLYDRLGIWGQPAVRDFILFRYNDHYVWPNFNIADALLVCGAILMLWHSVFVSTASKNDAAPSDPT